A window of Longimicrobium sp. genomic DNA:
GCAGCAGCTTTCGCCCGAGGAGCGCCGCATCGCCGCGTACGTGGACGCGCACGCGGACGACGCCATCGCGCTGCTGGAGCGCACGGTGAACGTCAACAGCGGCACGCACAACCTGGCCGGCGTGCGGCAGGTGGGCGACATCTTCCGCGCGCAGCTGGACTCGCTGGGGTTCGAGACGCGGTGGGTGGAGCTGCCCGACTCGCTGCACCGCGCGGGGCACCTGTTCGCCGAGCTGCGCGGGCGGCGCGGGAAGCGCGTGCTGGTGATCGGCCACCTGGACACCGTGTTCGAGCCGGGAAGCCCGTTCCAGCGCTTCGTGCGCAGCGGCCCGACTGCCAGCGGGCCGGGATCGAACGACATGAAGGGGGGCGACGTGATCGCCATCTACGCCCTGCGCGCGCTGCGGGCCGCCGGCGTGCTGCGCGACCGCCGGATCATCGTGGCGTTCACGGGAGATGAAGAAGCGCCGGGGCGGCCGCTCTCGGTGGCGCGCGCGGAGCTGATCGAGGCGGGGCGGCGCAGCGACGCGGCGCTGGAGTTCGAGGGCGCCAGCCGCGAGGAGGACGGCACGGAGACGGTGGTCACCTCGCGCCGCAGCTCCAGCGGGTGGACGCTGTCGGTGCGGGCGCGGCCGGCGCACTCGTCGGGGATCTTCGCCGAGGGCGTGGGGAGCGGGGCGATCTACGAGGCGGCGCGCGTGCTGGACGCGTTCCAGTCCACCCTGCGCGAGCCGGGGCTCACCTTCAGCCCGGGGATGATTCTGGGCGGCACCGAGGTGCAGCTGGACACCGGCCAGAGCCGCGGCACCGCGTTCGGCAAGTCGAACGTGATCGCCGCCACCGCCATCGCGACGGGCGACATCCGCACGCTGACGGACGAGCAGCTGCAGCGCACCCGCGAGCGGATGCGGCAGGTGCTGGCCACGCCGCTGGCCGGCGCGCAGTCGTCCATCACCTTCAGCGACGGCTACCCGTCCATGCCGCCCACGCCGGGGAACCTGGAGATCCTGGGCGTGCTGAACGGCGTCAACCGCTCGCTGGGCCTCGCCGCCGCCGCGCCGAACGACCCGGGGAGGCGGGGCGCGGGGGACATCTCGTTCGTGGCGCCGTACGTGAGCGGCATCGGCGGGCTGGGCGCGCACGGCACCGGCTCGCACACCGAGCGCGAGACGGTGAACCTGGAAACGCTGCCGCAGCAGATCAAGCGCGCCGCGCTCCTCATCTACCGCCTCACGCGGTGAAGGGAGCGTCAACTGTCTCGCGCACCCGTGGAAATCCACCACTCGGTGGCTGATTTTCAGCCACCGAGTGGTTGATTTTCACGCTGAGTGTGCGGTTGATGAGGTTGGCGTGGCGTTCAGTTCCCAGAGCGCGCTCACGGGCAACGCCGTGAGATGGGTGCCGAAAGAGATGGCTTCGTTGCCGGTGTACAGCACCACGCCATGCATGAACCGCTTCCCCAGCAGCTCCGCGAGATAGCTGAGGTGCCGGAAATCGCGCTCGCTTACGGAGCCGCTCGCCTTCACCTCGATGGCGGCTACGCGGCCGCGAGCGTCCTCCAGCACCAGGTCCACCTCCTGGTCCGTTTGAGTGCGGAAGTGGTAGAGGCGTGGCTGCACTTCACTCCACGCGCACTGCTTCCGGATCTCCATCGACACGAAGTTTTCGAGCAGCGAGCCAAAGATCGTGCCCATGTCCACGCCAGCCGCATCGTCCAGTCCCAGAAGGTACGCCGCGAGGCCCGTGTCGCTCAGCATCAGCTTCGGGGACTTGGTGAGCCGCTTGCCGAGGTTCCCCGACCACGCGGGGAGCGTGTGGACGAGGAACGTCATCTCCAGCAGCGTCATGTAACGCTTGAGGGTGGACTGGGCGATGCCGCTGCTGCGCGACAGCTCGGCGTAATTCAGCAGCGATCCGGCGCGCGTGGCGAGCAGCGCGAGCAGCCGTGGAAGGTCGGTCAGCCCCTCGATGTTGGCGATGTCGCGGATGTCGCGCTGCAGGATCGTGGTGACGTACGAGCCGAACCAGGCCCGGCGGCGGCGCACGCTGCCGCGCGCGAGCACTTCGGGAAACCCGCCGGCGAGCACGCGATTCACGAGATCGGTCCGGTCTATGACCGTTCCGGCGTATGGTGGCAGGGAGCGGGAAAACAGCCCGTCGATGAACCCTTCGCGGACGCTGGCCAGCTCTCCCTGCGAGAGCGGCCACAGCGTCAGCACCTCCATGCGCCCGGCCAGGGACTCGGAGACGGCGGGAAGCATCAGGACGTCGGCGGAGCCGGTCAGCAGGAACCGCCCGGGGCGGCGGGCGCGGTCGATGGTGGCCTTCAGCGCCACGAACAGCTCCGGGGCACGCTGCACCTCGTCCAGGATCACGGGGCCGTCCATTCCCCCGATGAACTCGGCGGGCGCGGTCCGTGCCGCCGCGAGTGCGGTGGCATCGTCGAGCGTCAGGTACCGAGCTTCGAAGCCGGTGCCGGCGAGGGACTGAACCAGCGTGCTCTTTCCTGTCTGCCGTGCGCCGTTGACCAGCACGACCGGAGTGTCGGAGACGGCTTCCTGAAGACAGGTCAGCAAATTGCGCGGGTACATCAGGCCGCTGAGACGAGGGACGTAACCAGTCTGTTTCACTACAACTTATGGGCAAGTGGCTGAAAATCAACCACTGCGTGGCTGAAAATCAGCCAGTGAGTGGTTGATTTTCACGCCGAGTGTGCGGTTTGGCGGATTCCGATCCACGGCCTGCGCCGGGTGCGCGCGACGGCTGCTGGCCGGACAAGATATTGCGATCCAATGGCTTGGGATGATGCAGGCGAGACGGCGATGAACCTCTGGAGGGGATGTGTCACAGGCTGAGGAAGTGAGTGCGGGCCCGATCATTCTCGACACCAGCGCGGGCGGGCGGGTAGAGGTGCTGCGGCACGGGGCGCAGGTGGTGCGGTGGACGGACGCGGCGGGGGGCGAGGTGCTGTACCTGAGCCCGCGGTCGCGCTTCGGGGCGGGGGCGCGCATCCGCGGCGGCATCCCCGTGGTCTTCCCGCAGTTCGCCGAGCAGGGGCCGCTCCCCAAGCACGGGATCGTGCGGACGGCGGAGTGGGAGCTGGAGGAGAGCGGGACGAACCGCGCCGTCCTGCGGCTGGCGGACTCGGCGGACCGGCGCGCAGTGTGGGACCACGCCTTCGAGGCCGAACTGCGGGTGGAGCTGAGCGACGAGCTCACCGTCACCCTCTCCGTCATCAACACCGGCGAGGACGCGTTCGACTTCACCGCCGCGCTGCACAGCTACCTGCACGTGGGCGACATCCACCGCACGGCGGTGCACGGGCTGGGCGGCGTGCGCTTCCGCGACAAGGTGCTGGGCGGACAGCTGCGGGTGCAGGAGACCGACGAGCTGCGGTTCGATTCCGAGACGGACCGCATCTACCTGGACGCGCCCGACGAGGTGTGGGTGCGCGACGAGGCGGAGGAGCGAACGGTGGTCGTCACCAAGCGCGGATTTCCCGACGCGGTGGTGTGGAACCCGTGGGCGGAGCTGGCGGCGAGGACGGAGGACCTGGGCGAGGACCAGTATCCGCGCTTCGTGTGCGTGGAGGCGGCGCAGGCGGGAACGCCCGCGCGGCTGGAGCCGGGGGCACGCTGGGAGGGGGCGCAGACGATCTCCATCACCCGCTGACCATCTCCCGATACCGCCGCGGTACGCCCGTTGCGCGGAGGGGCCCGCCCGCGCGACGGGCGTTTCCTCGTCCGCCGCGGATCGCCGGGGACCACCGAGAATGGAGGCGGGATGAAGGAGATGACGAGCCGCGAGGAGACGGACGCGGCCCTGGGCGAGGAGACCGCGCTGCTCTTCAAGTACAGCATGACCTGCCCGATCAGCGCCAACGCGCGGCAGGAGATGGATTCGCTCCTCTCCGGCGGCGAGCCGGTGCCGGTGTACCGGGTGGACGTGAACGCCCGGCGCGAGGTGTCGGACTACGTGGCCGAGCGCACGGGCGTGCAGCACGAGTCGCCGCAGGTGATCCTGCTGCGCGGCGGCAGGCCGGTGTGGGACGCCGACCGCTTCGGCGTGACCGCGGGCGCCATCCGCGAGCAGCTGGGGCTGGCGGCGCCCGGCGGGTGAGGCGCGTCCGGCGCGCGCGGAGGGGCATCGCCCACGGCACTCACGCGGAGACGCGGAGACGCAGAGAACTCATCTCGCGTTCAGTTCCTCCGCGACTCCTCGTCTCCGCGTGAGATCCCGGGATGCGGCTCGCGAGCGGGCGGCGGGCTTCCCCGTATCCCCCGAACCGGCTAGTTTTGCGAAGCGCTTGCGGGACAGCGCCTTACGTTTTCACGCGAACGAAGCCGAAGATGGGCGATTTCTTCGACGAGCTGCGCCGGCGCGACTTCAGCCGGCTGGACGACCTGGGGCACGTGTATCTGGACTACACCGGCGCCGGACTGTACGCCGAGAGCCAGGTGCGCGCGCACTCCGACTACCTTTGCCACACCGTGCTGGGGAACCCGCACTCGCGGAACCCCACCTCGCAGGCGGCCACGCTGAAGGTGGAGGAGGCGCGCGAGAAGGTGCTGGCGTTCTTCAACGCCGACCCCGAGGCGTACGAGGTCGTCTTTACGCTGAACGCCAGCGGCGCGCTGAAGCTCGTGGCCGAGGCGTATCCGTGGGAGCCCGGCGTGCAGTTCCTGCTGACGGCCGACAACCACAACTCGGTGAACGGGATCCGCGAGTACGCGGCCGCGCGCGGCGCCGAGGTGCGCTACGTGCCGATGGGGCGGGAGCTGCGCGTGGCCGACCTGGAGGCGCACCTCACCTGCCAGGACTGCAACAAGCCCAACCTCTTCGCCTTTCCCGCGCAGAGCAACTTCTCGGGCGTGAAGCACCCGCTGGAGTGGATCGAGACGGCGCGCGCGCACGGCTACCACACGCTGCTCGACGCGGCGGCGTTCGTGCCCACCAACCGGCTGGACCTGGGCCGCTGCACGCCGGACTTCGTCTGCCTCTCGTTCTACAAGATGTTCGGCTTCCCGACCGGCGTGGGCGCGCTGCTGGCGCGGCGCAACGTGCTGGGCGAGCTGAACCGCCCGTGGTTCTCGGGGGGCACCGTGCGCTTCGTCTCGGCGCAGAACCCCGTGTTCCTCCCGCACATCACCGGGCGCGGATACGAGGACGGGACGCCCAACTACCTGGGGATCGCGGCCGCGGCGGCGGGGCTGGACTACATCGGCGAGATCGGGGTGGAGCGCATCAACGCGCACGTGATGGCGCTCACGGCCGTGCTGCTGGAGCGGCTGAGGGCGCTCGCGCACACCAACGGCGCGCCGGTGGTGCGCATCTACGGCCCCGAAGGAATGGAGCGTCGCGGCGGCACCATTGCCTTCAACCTGCTGGACGCCGAGGGCGAGCTGGTGGACTTCCGCATCGTGGAGCAGCGCGCGAACGAGGCCAGCATCTCCATCCGCACCGGCTTCTTCTGCAACCCCGGCGCGGCCGAGTTCGCGTTCGACTACCACGACGAGGAGGCGTTCCGCTGCATCAGCACGATGACGGCGGAGAGCTTCACGCTGCAGCAGTTCTCGGACTGCATGGGCGACCATGCGGTGGGCGCGGTGCGGGCGTCGCTCGGCATCGCCAGCAACGAGGCCGACATCGCGCGCCTCTGCGAGGCTCTGGCCACCTTCCGCGACGCCGACGCCTCCGTGCGCCTGACCCCGGTAGCCGAGCTCGCCACGATCGACTGAAGCGGCGGCGGGATGTGGATCGACGAAGCCCGTCCGGCAGCGCGCCGGGCGGGCTTCGTTGCTTCGCCCTCCCTTTGCGGTTGAAGCCTCGCGCGGTTTGCGAGGCTTTCCGTGGTTGTTGCCGCGGCTTCAGCCGCCTTCTGGCGCCGGCGCCGCGCGCTTTCAAGGTGCGCCCGAGCCCAGCGGCACGGTTTTCGGATGATGCACCCGCGGATCGCGAACGGGAGACGGTTCCGGATGCTGATGCGGATCACCGAGCGGGGGCTGTACTGCGACGCGGGCGACTTCCACGTGGACCCGTGGATGCCGGTGGAGCGCGCCGTGATCACGCACGCGCACGGCGACCACGCGCGCTGGGGCTCGCGCCGGTACCTGGGCTCGCGCGAGGGCGAGCGGGTGATGCGCACGCGCCTGGGCCACGACGCGTCCATCCGTGCCGTGGACTGGGGCGAGCCGGTGGAGGTGAACGGGGTTCGCATCTCCCTCCACCCGGCCGGGCACATCCTGGGCTCGGCGCAGGTGCGCGTCGAGCACCGCGGCGAGGTGTGGGTGGTGTCGGGGGATTACAAGACCGAGCCGGACCCCACCTGCACGCCGTTCGAGCCGGTCGCGTGCCACACCTTCGTCACCGAATCCACCTTCGGGCTCCCCATCTACCGCTGGTCGCCGGACCGCGAGGTGTTCGCGGGGATCGACGCGTGGTGGCGCGCCAACCAGGAGGCGGGGAAGGCGTCGCTCATCTACGGCTACGCGCTGGGAAAGGCGCAGCGGCTGCTGGCCGGGGTGGACCCGCAGATCGGGCCGATCTACGAGCACGGCGCGGTGGCGCGGCTCACGCGCGACTATCGCGACACCGGTGTGGCGCTTCCGCCCACGGAGTACGCCGGCGCCCAGCCGCGCGGCCACGACTGGAGCCGCGCGCTGATCGTCGCCCCGCCCAGCGCGCACGGGACGCCGTGGATGCGCACGTTCGGCGCGGTGAGCACCGCCTTCGCCAGCGGGTGGATGCGGGTGCGCGGCCAGCGCCGCCGCCGCTCCGTCGATCGCGGATTCGTGCTTTCCGACCACGTGGACTGGCCCTCGCTCCTGGCCGCCATCGAGGCGACGGGCGCTGGGCGCGTGTGGGTGACGCACGGGTACCGCGAGCCGGTGGTGCGGTGGCTCCGGCAGCGCGGCATCGAGGCGCAGGCGGTCGCCAGCCGCTGGGAGGGAGACGAGGATGCAGGGGATGTGGAGATCGCGCCGGAGGCGGGGGAGGCGGGTGTGGTGGATAGTGTTGCGGGAGATGGGGATGCGGTGGCGGATTCGATGGATGGGCTCGGGCGAGAGGGGGAGGGCGAATGAATTCGCGGCAACAACGGCCCGAAGTCCGCCTTCGCGGACTGCTGTCCGGCATCCTGCCGTCGAGCCGGTATCGTGCGTGTGATTGGCTGCGCCAACCTTTTCTGCTCTCCGGGCGTAGTTTCGTACTTCCGTACTCTCGTACTTTCGTACTCCAGTGAAGGCATTCGCCGAGCTTTACTCCGCGCTGGACGAGACGACGAAGACGGGCGAGAAGGTGGACGCGCTCGCCCGCTACTTCGCGTCGGTGGCGCCGGCGGACGCGGCTTGGGCGGTGCACTTCCTCAGCGGGCGGCGGCCCAAGCGCCTCGTCGGCGCGCGGAAGCTGGCGGAGTGGGCGATGGACTTCACCGGCACGCCGGAGTGGCTGTTCGGCGAGTGCTACGAGGCCGTGGGCGACCTGGCCGAAACCATCTCCCTTCTCCTGCCGCCCTCCGGCGCGTCCAGCGACCTGCCGC
This region includes:
- a CDS encoding M20/M25/M40 family metallo-hydrolase, which translates into the protein MLRTLVHRILPAAVGAALALAPSAVRAQQLSPEERRIAAYVDAHADDAIALLERTVNVNSGTHNLAGVRQVGDIFRAQLDSLGFETRWVELPDSLHRAGHLFAELRGRRGKRVLVIGHLDTVFEPGSPFQRFVRSGPTASGPGSNDMKGGDVIAIYALRALRAAGVLRDRRIIVAFTGDEEAPGRPLSVARAELIEAGRRSDAALEFEGASREEDGTETVVTSRRSSSGWTLSVRARPAHSSGIFAEGVGSGAIYEAARVLDAFQSTLREPGLTFSPGMILGGTEVQLDTGQSRGTAFGKSNVIAATAIATGDIRTLTDEQLQRTRERMRQVLATPLAGAQSSITFSDGYPSMPPTPGNLEILGVLNGVNRSLGLAAAAPNDPGRRGAGDISFVAPYVSGIGGLGAHGTGSHTERETVNLETLPQQIKRAALLIYRLTR
- a CDS encoding D-hexose-6-phosphate mutarotase, which produces MSAGPIILDTSAGGRVEVLRHGAQVVRWTDAAGGEVLYLSPRSRFGAGARIRGGIPVVFPQFAEQGPLPKHGIVRTAEWELEESGTNRAVLRLADSADRRAVWDHAFEAELRVELSDELTVTLSVINTGEDAFDFTAALHSYLHVGDIHRTAVHGLGGVRFRDKVLGGQLRVQETDELRFDSETDRIYLDAPDEVWVRDEAEERTVVVTKRGFPDAVVWNPWAELAARTEDLGEDQYPRFVCVEAAQAGTPARLEPGARWEGAQTISITR
- a CDS encoding aminotransferase class V-fold PLP-dependent enzyme: MGDFFDELRRRDFSRLDDLGHVYLDYTGAGLYAESQVRAHSDYLCHTVLGNPHSRNPTSQAATLKVEEAREKVLAFFNADPEAYEVVFTLNASGALKLVAEAYPWEPGVQFLLTADNHNSVNGIREYAAARGAEVRYVPMGRELRVADLEAHLTCQDCNKPNLFAFPAQSNFSGVKHPLEWIETARAHGYHTLLDAAAFVPTNRLDLGRCTPDFVCLSFYKMFGFPTGVGALLARRNVLGELNRPWFSGGTVRFVSAQNPVFLPHITGRGYEDGTPNYLGIAAAAAGLDYIGEIGVERINAHVMALTAVLLERLRALAHTNGAPVVRIYGPEGMERRGGTIAFNLLDAEGELVDFRIVEQRANEASISIRTGFFCNPGAAEFAFDYHDEEAFRCISTMTAESFTLQQFSDCMGDHAVGAVRASLGIASNEADIARLCEALATFRDADASVRLTPVAELATID
- a CDS encoding ligase-associated DNA damage response exonuclease, with the translated sequence MLMRITERGLYCDAGDFHVDPWMPVERAVITHAHGDHARWGSRRYLGSREGERVMRTRLGHDASIRAVDWGEPVEVNGVRISLHPAGHILGSAQVRVEHRGEVWVVSGDYKTEPDPTCTPFEPVACHTFVTESTFGLPIYRWSPDREVFAGIDAWWRANQEAGKASLIYGYALGKAQRLLAGVDPQIGPIYEHGAVARLTRDYRDTGVALPPTEYAGAQPRGHDWSRALIVAPPSAHGTPWMRTFGAVSTAFASGWMRVRGQRRRRSVDRGFVLSDHVDWPSLLAAIEATGAGRVWVTHGYREPVVRWLRQRGIEAQAVASRWEGDEDAGDVEIAPEAGEAGVVDSVAGDGDAVADSMDGLGREGEGE
- a CDS encoding ATP-binding protein, yielding MYPRNLLTCLQEAVSDTPVVLVNGARQTGKSTLVQSLAGTGFEARYLTLDDATALAAARTAPAEFIGGMDGPVILDEVQRAPELFVALKATIDRARRPGRFLLTGSADVLMLPAVSESLAGRMEVLTLWPLSQGELASVREGFIDGLFSRSLPPYAGTVIDRTDLVNRVLAGGFPEVLARGSVRRRRAWFGSYVTTILQRDIRDIANIEGLTDLPRLLALLATRAGSLLNYAELSRSSGIAQSTLKRYMTLLEMTFLVHTLPAWSGNLGKRLTKSPKLMLSDTGLAAYLLGLDDAAGVDMGTIFGSLLENFVSMEIRKQCAWSEVQPRLYHFRTQTDQEVDLVLEDARGRVAAIEVKASGSVSERDFRHLSYLAELLGKRFMHGVVLYTGNEAISFGTHLTALPVSALWELNATPTSSTAHSA
- the ytxJ gene encoding bacillithiol system redox-active protein YtxJ gives rise to the protein MKEMTSREETDAALGEETALLFKYSMTCPISANARQEMDSLLSGGEPVPVYRVDVNARREVSDYVAERTGVQHESPQVILLRGGRPVWDADRFGVTAGAIREQLGLAAPGG